A genomic segment from Streptosporangium roseum DSM 43021 encodes:
- a CDS encoding carboxymuconolactone decarboxylase family protein — protein MNDHADNDTPDRRARGLEIMKRVHGWDHIGDGPGDFFGMTVEHLFAEVWSRDGLSLRDRRLLLLGLLVGQGMDDELGLQLDAALRTGELTPDELREIVVFLTHYAGWPRGAKLNTQVEELIDRVMKP, from the coding sequence ATGAACGACCACGCGGACAACGACACTCCCGACCGCCGGGCCCGCGGATTGGAGATCATGAAGCGGGTTCACGGATGGGACCACATCGGTGACGGTCCCGGCGATTTCTTTGGAATGACCGTCGAGCACCTGTTCGCCGAGGTGTGGTCCAGGGACGGGCTGAGCCTGCGGGACCGGCGGCTGCTCCTGCTCGGCCTCCTCGTCGGCCAGGGCATGGACGACGAGCTCGGGCTCCAGCTCGACGCGGCGCTGCGCACCGGGGAGCTCACCCCGGACGAGCTCCGCGAGATCGTCGTCTTCCTCACCCACTACGCGGGCTGGCCGCGTGGCGCCAAGCTCAACACCCAGGTCGAGGAGTTGATCGACCGCGTCATGAAACCGTGA
- a CDS encoding SDR family oxidoreductase, which yields MPTPLSHPDRRPVLVTGASSGVGSAVAVGLAAAGYPVALGARRTAICEELAEKIRADGGEAVALALDVTSDESVSFFVAEAEQALGEVEVVVTCAGEVTPENAYETATPDFEAQLQLNLVGTQRFVARVAPAMAARRRGDIVFVSSDVVRLPRPRMGAYVAAKNGVEGLARAMQMELEGTGVRASILRPGPTLSGVGSTWPVEVLQAVLDDWVRFGLARHDRFLRPRDVAAAVLAVISMPRGAHVTLLEVEPEAPLRAEVGPDHGTAAPRETGREGDR from the coding sequence ATGCCCACCCCCCTCTCCCATCCCGACCGGCGGCCGGTCCTGGTGACCGGGGCCTCCTCGGGCGTCGGCTCGGCCGTGGCCGTCGGGCTGGCGGCGGCCGGGTACCCGGTGGCGCTGGGGGCACGCCGTACCGCGATCTGCGAGGAACTGGCGGAGAAGATCCGCGCCGACGGCGGGGAGGCGGTGGCGCTGGCGCTGGATGTCACGTCGGACGAGTCGGTCTCTTTTTTCGTCGCCGAGGCTGAACAAGCGTTAGGTGAGGTAGAGGTGGTCGTGACGTGCGCGGGCGAGGTGACGCCGGAGAACGCCTACGAGACCGCCACCCCCGACTTCGAGGCGCAGCTCCAGCTCAACCTGGTCGGCACCCAGCGATTCGTGGCCAGGGTGGCCCCCGCGATGGCCGCGCGCCGGCGCGGCGACATCGTGTTCGTCAGCTCCGACGTCGTACGGCTGCCGCGCCCCCGGATGGGCGCCTACGTCGCCGCCAAGAACGGCGTCGAGGGCCTGGCCAGGGCGATGCAGATGGAGCTGGAGGGCACCGGGGTCCGCGCGTCGATCCTGCGGCCGGGACCGACCCTGTCGGGGGTGGGGTCCACCTGGCCGGTGGAGGTGCTGCAGGCCGTGCTGGACGACTGGGTCAGGTTCGGGCTGGCCCGGCACGACCGCTTCCTCAGACCTCGCGACGTGGCGGCGGCCGTACTGGCCGTGATCTCCATGCCGCGAGGCGCGCACGTCACCCTGCTGGAGGTCGAGCCGGAGGCGCCCCTGCGGGCGGAGGTCGGCCCGGACCACGGGACGGCCGCGCCCCGCGAGACGGGACGGGAGGGGGACCGGTGA
- a CDS encoding nucleotide sugar dehydrogenase, translating to MREKLVVVGQGYVGLPLAMRAVDAGFDVVGIDLDEWRVKRLNAAESYVEDVDDDLLAAAHRSGRYLASADYADAEAFDVCVITVPTPLREGVPDLRHIGSAGQSLAPLVRRGATVILESTTYPGTTEEYLRPLLEEGSGLHTPDDFSLGYSPERIDPGNSQWRLENTPKVVSGIDAVSLEKIQAFYGRIVQEVVPVSSLQVAELCKLLENTFRHVNIALVNELSIFAQQLGIDVWEAIDAASTKPFGYMRFTPGPGVGGHCLPIDPSYLSWKVKRSLGHNFRFVELANDINDHMPDHVVHRLILGLNQRRKPIKGSRVLLLGLSYKKNAGDCRESPAIEVARALWKLGADVRAADPHVEDFLLPPGIEIVRPTGRELALADAVVILTDHDCFDYELVEQMGTFVFDTRNRCRGSNVERL from the coding sequence ATGAGAGAGAAGCTAGTCGTTGTCGGTCAGGGGTACGTCGGTCTGCCTCTGGCGATGCGGGCGGTCGACGCGGGGTTCGACGTCGTGGGGATCGACCTGGACGAGTGGCGGGTCAAGCGGCTCAACGCCGCCGAGTCCTATGTCGAGGACGTCGACGACGACCTGCTGGCCGCGGCTCACCGTTCGGGCCGATACCTGGCCAGCGCCGACTACGCCGACGCGGAGGCGTTCGACGTCTGCGTGATAACCGTGCCGACGCCTCTTCGCGAAGGCGTCCCCGATCTCCGTCACATCGGCTCGGCGGGCCAGTCCCTCGCCCCGCTGGTACGGCGTGGCGCGACGGTGATCCTGGAGTCCACCACCTACCCCGGGACCACCGAGGAGTATCTCCGGCCCCTGCTGGAGGAGGGATCCGGGCTGCACACGCCCGATGACTTCTCCCTCGGCTACAGCCCGGAGCGGATCGACCCGGGCAACTCCCAGTGGCGTCTGGAGAACACGCCGAAGGTCGTGTCCGGGATCGACGCGGTCTCCCTGGAGAAGATCCAGGCGTTCTACGGGCGGATCGTGCAGGAGGTCGTTCCCGTCTCCTCGCTGCAGGTGGCCGAGCTGTGCAAGCTCCTGGAGAACACCTTCAGGCACGTCAACATCGCCCTGGTGAACGAGTTGTCGATCTTCGCGCAGCAGCTCGGGATCGACGTCTGGGAGGCGATAGACGCCGCCTCCACCAAGCCGTTCGGCTACATGCGCTTCACCCCGGGGCCCGGCGTCGGCGGCCACTGCCTGCCGATCGACCCGTCCTATCTGTCGTGGAAGGTCAAGCGCAGCCTGGGGCACAACTTCCGGTTCGTGGAGCTGGCCAACGACATCAACGACCACATGCCCGACCACGTCGTGCACCGGCTGATCCTGGGCCTGAACCAGCGACGCAAGCCGATCAAGGGGAGCCGGGTGCTCCTGCTGGGGCTCTCCTACAAGAAGAACGCGGGCGACTGCCGCGAGTCGCCCGCGATCGAGGTGGCCAGGGCCCTGTGGAAGCTGGGCGCCGACGTGCGGGCCGCCGATCCGCACGTGGAGGACTTCCTGCTGCCGCCGGGGATCGAGATCGTCAGGCCGACGGGCCGGGAGCTGGCCCTGGCGGACGCGGTCGTGATCCTCACCGACCACGACTGCTTCGACTACGAGCTGGTCGAGCAGATGGGCACCTTCGTCTTCGACACGCGTAACCGCTGCCGGGGTTCCAACGTCGAGCGTCTCTGA